The following proteins come from a genomic window of Oricola thermophila:
- a CDS encoding ABC transporter permease produces MSDLYHRFGGGLTTIFIGLVLAWLAGMVLAPNLMMIDYALRPNLPPADIGGPRDVYSLDNILYLANEGVHRAIFYKTIWASALVAFLTLIVCYPIAYWLAQTASPNQTVIVLIALTIPFWINEVLRTLAWYILLAFRGPLNALLLFLGVIDEPVRWYGNAGVLAGMVYAYILFMLFPIYNAIESLDKSQIEAARDLGASTWRTHLRVVIPHAKAGIATGCVFTFMLAAGSYVAPALLGAPGSRWFTEIIYNWFFEGGDWNRGAAYALVLLVLCLVVVLATLKLARVNLTDVAK; encoded by the coding sequence ATGTCTGATCTCTACCACCGCTTCGGCGGCGGACTCACCACCATTTTCATCGGCCTGGTGCTCGCCTGGCTAGCGGGGATGGTGCTCGCGCCGAACCTGATGATGATCGACTACGCGCTGCGACCGAATCTGCCGCCGGCGGATATCGGCGGCCCGCGCGATGTCTACTCGCTCGACAACATCCTCTACCTGGCGAACGAAGGCGTCCACCGCGCCATCTTCTACAAGACGATCTGGGCGAGCGCGCTGGTTGCATTCCTCACCCTGATCGTTTGCTATCCGATTGCCTACTGGCTGGCACAGACGGCAAGCCCCAACCAGACAGTCATCGTCCTGATTGCCCTGACCATCCCCTTCTGGATCAACGAGGTTCTGAGAACCCTCGCATGGTACATCCTGCTCGCCTTCCGAGGGCCCCTCAATGCGCTGTTGCTTTTCCTTGGCGTCATCGATGAACCGGTGCGCTGGTACGGCAATGCCGGCGTGTTGGCGGGCATGGTCTATGCCTACATCCTGTTCATGCTGTTCCCGATCTACAATGCCATTGAATCCCTCGACAAGTCGCAGATCGAGGCGGCGAGGGATCTCGGTGCGTCCACCTGGCGCACGCACCTGCGCGTGGTCATCCCGCACGCCAAGGCCGGCATAGCGACAGGTTGCGTTTTCACATTCATGCTTGCGGCGGGCAGCTATGTTGCACCCGCTCTGCTCGGGGCCCCGGGCAGCCGCTGGTTCACCGAGATCATTTACAACTGGTTCTTCGAGGGGGGCGACTGGAACCGGGGCGCGGCCTATGCGCTGGTGCTCCTGGTCCTGTGCCTGGTCGTGGTTCTGGCCACGCTCAAGCTTGCCCGCGTCAACCTGACGGATGTGGCGAAATGA
- a CDS encoding TRAP transporter large permease: MGGETIGLIMAGLLLLGLFMGHPLAFVLGGTAVLGAIIAGKPMVLGIVINRIFGDVLDNYTLIAIPLFVLMARFLSDSGVTDRMFEALRLLMAPVKGGLALAVVFISILLAATTGIIGASITVMGVMALKPMLQYGYSRRLTSGVIAASGCLGILIPPSIMLILMASYSPLSVGELFAGALLPGVVLGLIYAGYVTLVAIFRPELAPAVSLEEKVSRGDLVRMLLVEAVPPLLLIFGILGSMILGIATATEASAIGAALALFIVIARRRFAWNTFFGAMRETARTSAMILFIVVGATAFTGVFNITGGLTAAQNLIRGLDMEPWMLIATMMFIVFVLGMFLDWTGIVLLSFPIFLPIVSEMDVNLLWFVVLMSVVLQTSFLSPPFGYALFYLRAIAPRSVSTSDIIVGVMPFIGLIIAMCVLIAVFPGLVTWLPEVLYTQS, from the coding sequence ATGGGCGGTGAGACGATTGGCCTGATCATGGCCGGGCTGTTGCTGCTCGGCCTGTTCATGGGGCATCCGCTTGCGTTCGTGCTCGGCGGCACTGCGGTTCTGGGCGCGATCATAGCGGGCAAGCCGATGGTGCTGGGCATTGTCATCAACCGAATTTTCGGGGATGTTCTCGACAACTATACCCTGATCGCCATTCCCCTTTTCGTGCTGATGGCGCGGTTCCTGTCGGACTCGGGCGTGACCGACCGCATGTTCGAGGCGTTGCGTCTGCTGATGGCCCCGGTCAAGGGTGGACTGGCGCTGGCGGTGGTCTTCATCTCGATCTTGCTGGCCGCGACGACCGGCATCATCGGTGCATCGATCACGGTGATGGGCGTGATGGCACTGAAGCCCATGTTGCAATATGGCTATTCCCGTCGGCTTACATCGGGCGTGATCGCGGCCTCCGGCTGTCTCGGCATCCTGATTCCGCCTTCGATCATGCTGATACTGATGGCGTCATACTCGCCGCTGTCCGTCGGCGAACTGTTCGCCGGCGCCCTGTTGCCGGGCGTTGTTCTTGGGCTGATCTATGCCGGTTACGTGACACTGGTGGCCATATTCCGGCCCGAGCTTGCGCCTGCCGTGTCGCTTGAGGAAAAGGTGAGTCGTGGAGACCTGGTGCGCATGCTGCTGGTCGAGGCAGTGCCGCCGCTGCTACTGATTTTCGGCATTCTCGGCTCGATGATCCTTGGCATTGCCACCGCGACCGAGGCCTCGGCCATTGGGGCGGCGCTGGCGCTGTTCATAGTCATCGCGCGCAGGAGGTTCGCCTGGAACACCTTTTTCGGAGCGATGCGGGAGACGGCGCGGACCTCGGCGATGATCCTGTTTATCGTTGTGGGTGCAACGGCGTTTACCGGCGTGTTCAACATCACCGGTGGACTGACGGCTGCGCAAAACCTGATCCGTGGTCTGGATATGGAACCGTGGATGCTGATCGCGACGATGATGTTCATCGTGTTCGTCCTCGGCATGTTCCTGGATTGGACGGGAATCGTCCTGCTGTCGTTCCCGATCTTCCTCCCCATTGTGTCCGAAATGGATGTGAACCTGCTGTGGTTTGTCGTGCTGATGTCGGTCGTGCTTCAGACCTCGTTCCTGTCTCCGCCTTTCGGCTACGCGCTGTTCTATCTGCGCGCCATTGCGCCGCGCAGCGTGAGCACTTCGGATATCATAGTCGGCGTCATGCCGTTCATCGGGCTCATAATCGCGATGTGTGTGCTGATCGCGGTGTTCCCTGGGCTGGTGACCTGGTTGCCGGAAGTTCTTTACACCCAGTCCTAA
- a CDS encoding isocitrate lyase/PEP mutase family protein, which yields MNKPSLRAALETGNIVVAPGIHDMIAAVVSNKIGFDFVYSSGYWGTASAQGIPDAGIATYTEMLDRVETLCRTANASVIADADTGYGGLLNVDHTVRGYERAGAVAIQIEDQEFPKKCGHTPNKRVVPREDMMRKIQVACEAREKKSETLIIARTDARQVEGFDGAIQRGLAYRDAGADIVFVEALESEEEMRRACELIPAPMMANMADGGKTPIRPASELAEIGYALAIFPSMTGLAAAAAVENALKVLKVEGTSASDNIDLFDFSEFNQLIGFQSVWDFEARWAEVEDSGHG from the coding sequence ATGAACAAGCCGAGCCTGCGAGCCGCCCTAGAGACCGGGAACATCGTCGTCGCGCCGGGTATCCACGACATGATCGCAGCCGTGGTCAGCAACAAGATCGGCTTCGACTTCGTCTATTCCTCCGGCTACTGGGGCACGGCATCGGCGCAGGGTATCCCCGACGCCGGAATCGCCACCTACACGGAAATGCTGGATCGGGTGGAAACCCTCTGCCGGACCGCCAATGCCAGCGTCATCGCGGATGCCGATACCGGCTATGGCGGCCTGCTGAATGTCGACCACACCGTTCGCGGCTACGAGCGCGCCGGCGCAGTGGCCATCCAGATCGAGGACCAGGAATTTCCGAAGAAGTGCGGCCACACGCCCAACAAGCGGGTCGTTCCGCGCGAGGACATGATGCGCAAGATCCAGGTGGCCTGCGAAGCGCGCGAGAAGAAGAGCGAAACGCTCATCATCGCCCGAACCGATGCGCGCCAGGTCGAGGGTTTCGATGGCGCGATCCAGCGCGGCCTCGCCTATCGCGACGCGGGCGCGGACATCGTCTTCGTCGAGGCGTTGGAAAGCGAGGAGGAGATGCGGCGCGCATGCGAGCTGATCCCCGCGCCAATGATGGCCAACATGGCCGATGGCGGAAAGACCCCCATTCGTCCCGCCTCGGAGCTCGCCGAAATAGGGTACGCTCTCGCCATCTTCCCGTCGATGACCGGCCTTGCGGCCGCCGCGGCCGTGGAAAACGCGCTGAAGGTACTCAAGGTCGAGGGCACTTCGGCATCGGACAATATCGACCTGTTCGATTTTTCCGAGTTCAACCAGCTGATCGGCTTCCAGTCCGTCTGGGATTTCGAAGCGCGGTGGGCAGAGGTGGAGGATTCCGGTCATGGCTAA
- a CDS encoding ABC transporter permease: MADRILRGLFGFYFAAFFVYLFAPLVIMAAATFNTSRFPTVTPWRGTTLEWFNQLAADTGMWQALWTSFIVAVLVVLVSVPIGTAAALVLTSLHARARSFMYAVMVSPLLTPGVVIGISTLVLWRQLGVGGGLFLIVLAQSTFIICYVMLMVIARLQRFDRTQEEAAIGLGASRFMVFRRVLLPFLKPALIAAGFLAVLQSIENYNTTLFVRGFETPLTVFIATKVRTGLTPAVNALALIMIAVTIVGAVIYEVVRRRSERQR, translated from the coding sequence ATGGCAGACCGTATACTGCGAGGGCTGTTCGGCTTTTATTTCGCGGCCTTCTTCGTTTACCTGTTCGCACCGCTCGTCATAATGGCGGCGGCCACCTTCAACACGAGCCGCTTTCCCACGGTCACGCCTTGGCGCGGCACAACGCTCGAGTGGTTCAACCAGCTCGCCGCCGATACCGGCATGTGGCAGGCACTATGGACCTCGTTCATCGTCGCCGTTCTGGTGGTGCTCGTGTCGGTGCCCATCGGAACCGCAGCCGCGCTCGTGCTCACCAGCCTTCACGCCCGGGCCCGCAGCTTCATGTACGCGGTGATGGTCTCCCCGCTGCTGACCCCCGGTGTCGTCATCGGCATCTCGACGCTCGTGCTATGGCGCCAGCTGGGCGTTGGCGGCGGGCTCTTCCTCATCGTGCTCGCGCAATCCACGTTCATCATCTGCTATGTGATGCTCATGGTGATCGCCCGCCTGCAACGCTTCGATCGCACGCAGGAGGAAGCTGCCATCGGCCTCGGGGCCTCCCGCTTCATGGTATTCCGTCGTGTGCTGCTCCCCTTCCTGAAGCCTGCCCTCATAGCGGCCGGCTTTCTGGCCGTGCTGCAATCCATCGAGAATTACAACACCACGCTCTTTGTACGCGGCTTCGAGACACCGCTTACGGTGTTCATAGCCACCAAGGTGCGCACGGGGCTTACCCCTGCGGTCAACGCGCTTGCGCTTATCATGATCGCGGTCACCATCGTCGGTGCCGTAATCTATGAAGTTGTGCGACGACGCTCCGAACGACAGAGATGA
- a CDS encoding ABC transporter ATP-binding protein produces the protein MSQPVDLQNVSMIFGDTRAVNDVSFTVAAGEFFSILGPSGCGKTTLLRIIAGFLQPAEGKVLIGDSDMTGLGPDQRPTAMIFQSLALFPLMSVWENIAFGLEARGMAKAARRAKAEELLTLVALEGYGDRMPGELSGGQRQRVAIARALAVEPQVLLLDEPLSALDLKLRQHMRSELRALQKRTGVTFIYITHDQSEALAMSDRVAVMSAGILQQVGSPRELYDNPATPFVARFVGETNTIAGKVTTIEKGIASLDTPYGVLRGRVGHGLSTGMPARLYVRPEALAHGSKDENKLTATIGRIDFEGAFALAHGKLPDDSPLIASIASIQLGNSPTAGSSATFGFRAENAVVLPDV, from the coding sequence ATGTCTCAGCCGGTAGATCTGCAAAACGTCAGCATGATTTTTGGCGATACCCGCGCCGTCAACGACGTGTCCTTCACGGTGGCTGCGGGAGAATTCTTCTCCATTCTCGGCCCCTCCGGCTGCGGAAAGACGACGCTCCTGCGCATCATCGCCGGTTTCCTTCAGCCGGCGGAGGGAAAGGTCCTAATCGGCGACAGCGACATGACGGGCCTCGGCCCCGACCAGCGCCCGACCGCCATGATCTTCCAGTCGCTCGCTCTCTTTCCGCTGATGAGCGTGTGGGAAAACATAGCATTCGGCCTCGAGGCGCGCGGCATGGCCAAGGCCGCCCGCCGGGCGAAGGCGGAGGAACTGCTGACGCTCGTGGCCCTGGAGGGCTATGGCGATCGCATGCCTGGCGAGCTTTCGGGCGGACAGCGCCAGCGCGTGGCCATTGCCCGCGCACTGGCGGTGGAACCGCAGGTGCTTCTTCTCGACGAACCGCTTTCCGCACTCGACCTCAAGCTGCGCCAGCACATGCGCTCGGAGTTGCGCGCGCTGCAGAAGCGCACGGGCGTCACGTTCATCTACATCACGCATGACCAGTCCGAGGCACTCGCCATGTCGGACCGCGTCGCCGTCATGAGCGCAGGCATCCTGCAGCAGGTCGGCTCGCCGCGCGAACTCTATGACAACCCGGCCACGCCATTCGTTGCCCGGTTCGTCGGAGAGACAAACACGATCGCCGGCAAGGTCACGACGATCGAGAAGGGCATCGCGTCGCTTGATACGCCATACGGGGTGCTGCGCGGGCGCGTCGGCCACGGGCTTTCGACCGGCATGCCTGCCAGGCTTTACGTGCGCCCGGAAGCGCTGGCGCACGGGTCGAAGGACGAAAACAAACTCACCGCGACCATCGGGCGTATCGACTTTGAAGGCGCCTTTGCGCTGGCTCACGGGAAGCTGCCGGACGACAGTCCCCTGATCGCCTCTATCGCCAGCATCCAGCTCGGCAACTCGCCGACCGCCGGAAGCAGCGCGACATTCGGGTTCCGAGCCGAAAACGCAGTGGTGCTGCCCGATGTCTGA
- a CDS encoding TRAP transporter small permease subunit, which translates to MGRIVAVFAVIFAAIIIYDVVLRYGFRAPTRWAFDVTKQLFGFYFVMLGGYALRHQSHVRVDLVLDRLSGLPRRMLDLAGYLVFFLPFAWIFASGSYKFAMTSWRQGETTYGAVQLPVYPLKIAMAVAAALLLIQGVSEVLKLILDKTEPTPDGR; encoded by the coding sequence GTGGGAAGAATAGTGGCTGTATTTGCGGTCATATTTGCTGCGATAATAATATATGATGTAGTTCTGCGTTATGGTTTTCGCGCGCCGACCAGGTGGGCGTTTGACGTTACCAAGCAATTGTTCGGATTCTATTTCGTCATGCTTGGCGGTTATGCCTTGCGGCATCAATCTCATGTCAGGGTTGACCTCGTGCTTGACCGGCTGTCGGGCCTGCCCCGCCGCATGCTTGATCTTGCCGGATACCTGGTCTTCTTCCTCCCCTTCGCCTGGATATTCGCGTCCGGGAGCTACAAGTTTGCCATGACCTCGTGGCGGCAGGGTGAAACGACCTATGGAGCGGTTCAGCTTCCGGTCTACCCACTCAAGATCGCCATGGCGGTCGCGGCGGCACTGCTGCTGATCCAGGGCGTGAGCGAGGTCCTGAAACTCATTCTCGACAAGACGGAGCCGACACCTGATGGGCGGTGA
- a CDS encoding iron-containing alcohol dehydrogenase: MSPFAFNTTRSLVFEPGAAAKLAEAAGAIVGTACLFVTDPGLRKLGLCDPAIASLEAAGIAVTVFDAVEADPSLATLIAAVDVGRSARASGVVGFGGGSSLDVAKLAALLIGSGEELDEAWGVGNAKGPRLPLVLVPTTAGTGSEVTPVSIITVGEEEKRGVSSPVILPDLAVLDPGLTLGLPPAITAATGVDAMVHAIEAYASKSANNNPLSKLLAREALRLLGANIETAVFDGKNVDARGAMLLGSMLAGQAFANSPVAAVHALAYPIGGTFHVPHGLSNALVLPHVLRFNAPEAASLYAEIAHDAFPHLERDSGDQAICAAFVEELADLSKRLGMQTRLRDVGIPDTALEKMASDAMLQQRLLVNNPREVSERDALAIYRAAW, translated from the coding sequence ATCTCGCCATTTGCCTTTAACACCACCAGGTCGCTGGTCTTCGAGCCCGGCGCGGCCGCGAAGCTGGCGGAAGCCGCCGGCGCCATCGTCGGAACGGCATGCCTCTTCGTCACCGATCCCGGGTTGCGGAAGCTCGGCCTCTGCGACCCGGCGATCGCCTCCCTCGAGGCGGCCGGAATCGCCGTGACGGTATTCGACGCGGTCGAAGCGGATCCGAGCCTCGCCACGCTGATTGCCGCCGTCGACGTCGGCCGTTCGGCGAGGGCTAGCGGCGTTGTCGGTTTCGGCGGCGGATCGTCGCTCGACGTGGCCAAGCTCGCGGCGCTCCTTATCGGTTCCGGGGAGGAACTCGACGAGGCCTGGGGCGTCGGCAACGCGAAGGGCCCTCGCCTGCCGCTCGTCCTGGTCCCGACCACGGCGGGAACCGGCTCCGAGGTCACCCCGGTCTCGATCATCACGGTCGGCGAGGAGGAAAAGCGCGGCGTGTCCTCGCCGGTCATCCTGCCGGACCTGGCGGTGCTCGATCCCGGCCTGACGCTCGGCCTGCCGCCCGCCATCACGGCGGCGACCGGCGTGGACGCGATGGTTCACGCGATCGAGGCCTATGCCTCGAAAAGCGCCAACAACAACCCGTTGTCGAAACTGCTGGCCCGCGAGGCGCTTCGCCTCCTGGGCGCGAACATCGAGACTGCAGTCTTCGACGGGAAGAATGTCGACGCGCGCGGCGCCATGCTGCTCGGCTCGATGCTGGCGGGGCAGGCTTTCGCCAACTCGCCGGTGGCCGCCGTCCACGCGCTGGCCTATCCGATCGGTGGCACCTTCCACGTGCCGCACGGACTTTCCAACGCGCTGGTACTGCCTCACGTGCTGCGCTTCAACGCGCCGGAAGCCGCCTCGCTCTATGCCGAAATCGCCCATGACGCCTTCCCTCACCTGGAACGCGACAGCGGCGATCAGGCGATATGCGCCGCCTTCGTCGAGGAACTCGCAGACCTGTCGAAGAGGCTTGGCATGCAGACCCGGCTGCGCGATGTCGGCATCCCCGACACCGCACTGGAAAAGATGGCATCAGACGCAATGCTGCAACAGCGCCTTCTGGTGAACAATCCGCGCGAGGTAAGCGAACGGGACGCTCTTGCGATATACAGGGCGGCCTGGTGA
- a CDS encoding extracellular solute-binding protein yields MSLVTRRTFTKGITSLAGASLAAPFISRAYAQGSSGTVNIFAWAGYINDEMLAAFEKATGIKANFTPYGTNDELLNQLRANNGGGFDIIWPTVDRVPNYVEFDLVQPIDESKVEVDRCLPSAWKNSENLGAVIDGKRYQVPTDWGTEAISYDKDQVPLEYGSASYGDIWKPEMQGKATVRGHSALVGLGLWLEGEGKLPMPMIEAFKSEENMVKIYDVILAEAIARKANIAQFWSNENEAQGAFRVNGCVVGQTWDSTAAALAKEGLPIGFIAPKEGALTWMEGVCIPKGAENIEQAYAFINWFLTPEAGAMYTNTTSINSTAVGAAELTSDDAKAFFAAAYPDDALDKLWWWPIQESWFVAKRNEYQDRFLSA; encoded by the coding sequence ATGAGTCTGGTAACACGCCGCACGTTCACGAAGGGCATCACTTCCCTCGCGGGGGCATCACTGGCTGCGCCATTCATCTCGCGGGCCTATGCGCAGGGCTCCTCCGGCACGGTCAACATTTTTGCCTGGGCCGGCTACATCAATGACGAGATGCTGGCCGCCTTCGAGAAGGCCACCGGCATCAAGGCCAATTTCACGCCGTACGGGACCAATGACGAGCTTCTGAACCAGCTTCGCGCCAACAATGGCGGCGGCTTCGACATCATCTGGCCAACGGTCGACCGCGTACCGAACTATGTCGAATTCGATCTCGTTCAGCCGATCGACGAGTCCAAGGTGGAGGTGGACCGGTGCCTGCCCAGCGCCTGGAAAAACTCCGAGAATCTCGGCGCCGTCATCGACGGCAAGCGCTATCAGGTGCCGACAGACTGGGGCACCGAGGCGATCAGCTACGACAAGGATCAGGTGCCGCTCGAATATGGCTCGGCCTCTTATGGCGACATCTGGAAGCCCGAGATGCAGGGCAAGGCCACCGTGCGCGGTCATTCGGCTCTTGTCGGCCTCGGGCTCTGGCTGGAAGGCGAGGGCAAGTTGCCCATGCCCATGATCGAGGCCTTCAAGTCCGAAGAGAACATGGTGAAGATCTATGACGTGATCCTCGCCGAAGCGATCGCGCGCAAGGCCAACATCGCGCAATTCTGGTCGAATGAGAACGAGGCCCAGGGCGCCTTCCGCGTCAATGGCTGCGTGGTCGGCCAGACCTGGGATTCGACGGCAGCCGCGCTCGCCAAGGAAGGTTTGCCCATCGGGTTCATCGCCCCGAAGGAAGGCGCGCTCACATGGATGGAAGGCGTGTGCATCCCCAAGGGGGCGGAGAATATCGAGCAGGCCTATGCCTTCATCAACTGGTTCCTGACGCCCGAGGCAGGGGCAATGTACACCAACACCACCTCGATCAACTCCACCGCGGTCGGCGCGGCCGAACTCACGTCCGACGACGCCAAGGCGTTCTTCGCCGCCGCCTATCCGGACGACGCACTCGACAAGCTGTGGTGGTGGCCGATCCAGGAAAGCTGGTTCGTTGCCAAGCGCAACGAATATCAGGACCGGTTCCTCTCGGCCTGA
- a CDS encoding 3-hydroxyacyl-CoA dehydrogenase NAD-binding domain-containing protein: MANVACIGVGTVGSGWAAVFARAGHTVSLFDAKEDTVYSFAMPRIEATLRQLHEAMPAAETPGEILDRVIPCGKLRQAVENADYVQESVREDIDVKRALFDEIGRLVPATCLLLSSTSALPGSRFLSDIPAPERALVAHPVNPPSHIPLVELCGTGLTAPESIEAARAFYIDAGMDPIVVRKEIDGFILNRLQYTLVAEAMHLVGEGYCTAEEVDRVITSGLALRWASIGPFMTAHLNARDGFAGFVGQLGPMMKKMGQDARTDYDWGPEMVETIHGQLSASQPVETIPAAQAWRDRRILATRKMQAGDRIPDKSDN; the protein is encoded by the coding sequence ATGGCTAACGTGGCCTGCATCGGTGTCGGCACCGTGGGAAGCGGCTGGGCGGCCGTTTTCGCGCGGGCCGGACACACGGTGTCCCTGTTCGACGCGAAGGAGGACACGGTATACTCATTCGCAATGCCACGCATCGAGGCGACGCTGCGCCAGCTCCATGAGGCAATGCCCGCAGCCGAGACTCCGGGCGAGATCCTCGACCGCGTCATTCCTTGCGGCAAACTTCGCCAGGCCGTCGAAAACGCCGACTACGTGCAGGAAAGCGTTCGCGAGGACATCGACGTCAAGCGCGCCCTGTTCGACGAGATCGGGCGGCTCGTCCCCGCGACCTGCCTTCTGCTGTCATCTACATCGGCACTGCCCGGTTCTCGCTTCCTGTCGGACATCCCCGCCCCGGAGCGCGCGCTCGTGGCGCATCCGGTCAACCCGCCATCGCACATTCCGCTCGTCGAGCTGTGCGGCACCGGATTGACGGCGCCCGAAAGCATAGAGGCGGCACGCGCCTTCTATATCGACGCCGGAATGGATCCCATCGTTGTGAGAAAGGAAATCGACGGCTTCATTCTCAACCGTCTGCAATACACGCTCGTCGCCGAGGCCATGCATCTTGTCGGCGAGGGCTATTGCACCGCGGAGGAAGTGGACCGCGTGATCACCAGCGGCCTCGCCCTGCGATGGGCATCCATCGGCCCGTTCATGACCGCACATCTCAATGCGCGGGACGGCTTTGCCGGCTTCGTCGGACAACTTGGCCCGATGATGAAGAAAATGGGACAGGACGCGCGCACAGACTACGACTGGGGCCCGGAGATGGTCGAGACCATCCACGGGCAACTGTCGGCATCCCAGCCCGTCGAGACCATTCCCGCGGCCCAGGCATGGCGGGACCGGCGCATCCTCGCGACGCGGAAAATGCAGGCGGGAGACAGGATTCCGGACAAGTCCGACAACTGA
- a CDS encoding RidA family protein: MTETVKRHHTGKRMSQIVVHGDTVYLAGQVGRPEGSVAQQTRDCLDAIERLLDEAGSDKTRILQAIIWLADMADFEEMNAVWDAWVPEGHAPVRACGEARLAAPEYKVEIIITAASR; encoded by the coding sequence ATGACCGAGACAGTCAAACGTCACCATACTGGCAAACGCATGTCCCAGATCGTGGTTCACGGCGACACGGTCTATCTGGCAGGCCAGGTCGGGCGTCCGGAGGGATCCGTCGCGCAACAGACCCGGGACTGTCTCGATGCGATCGAAAGGCTGCTCGACGAGGCGGGATCGGACAAGACCCGCATTCTCCAGGCGATCATCTGGCTTGCCGACATGGCCGATTTCGAGGAGATGAACGCCGTATGGGATGCCTGGGTACCGGAAGGTCACGCACCCGTCCGCGCCTGCGGCGAGGCGAGGCTCGCGGCGCCCGAATACAAGGTCGAGATCATCATCACGGCGGCCAGCAGGTAG
- the dctP gene encoding TRAP transporter substrate-binding protein DctP, with protein sequence MKLSSGMIAAAVALVSALPAAAEESWTMTTVWPSSLELIEMDRKFVETANVLTKGELTIEFFDGGSLVPAGEVFGAVQSGTVQAGADWPGYWAGRDAAFSPLATHPSLFNAVDYVNWIQEWGGAEIYNEVYGRFGMVYLPYGVTNNESGFRTKKKIETTEDLQGMRLRLSGLEQGRLLEKLGGNQVSMAGGEIYQALERGVIDGAEFSTPNVDWSGGFQQVTTNWATPGWHQSASVFGVMINKAAWDALSPETQAKLKIAANATMLWSLAFTEYRANEAYQKFKDAGIEITRYDDETLANIQNMANEVIVEVACENPTSAKVYLSQLEYLDDYKNWREASAPFNLGRTPSGPDIEKIRECAGN encoded by the coding sequence ATGAAGCTATCATCTGGCATGATCGCAGCGGCGGTCGCGCTGGTTTCGGCCCTGCCTGCAGCTGCGGAAGAGAGCTGGACCATGACCACGGTCTGGCCGTCCTCGCTCGAGCTTATCGAGATGGACCGCAAGTTCGTCGAGACGGCCAATGTGCTGACCAAGGGCGAGTTGACGATCGAGTTCTTCGATGGTGGCAGTCTGGTGCCCGCCGGCGAGGTTTTCGGGGCCGTTCAGTCCGGTACCGTGCAGGCCGGCGCTGATTGGCCGGGTTACTGGGCCGGTCGCGATGCTGCATTCTCGCCGCTGGCGACCCATCCCAGCCTGTTCAACGCGGTGGACTACGTGAACTGGATTCAGGAATGGGGCGGCGCGGAAATATACAACGAGGTCTATGGTCGCTTCGGCATGGTTTACCTGCCCTATGGCGTGACCAACAACGAATCCGGTTTCCGCACGAAGAAGAAGATCGAGACCACTGAAGACCTGCAGGGCATGCGCCTGCGCCTGTCTGGTCTGGAGCAGGGGCGCCTGCTTGAGAAGCTGGGCGGCAACCAGGTGTCAATGGCCGGTGGCGAGATCTACCAGGCGCTTGAGCGTGGCGTGATCGATGGTGCCGAATTTTCGACCCCGAATGTGGACTGGTCGGGCGGCTTTCAGCAGGTGACAACCAACTGGGCGACTCCCGGTTGGCACCAATCGGCCTCGGTTTTCGGCGTGATGATCAACAAGGCCGCATGGGATGCCCTCTCGCCGGAAACGCAGGCGAAGCTCAAGATCGCCGCGAATGCGACGATGCTCTGGTCGCTCGCATTTACCGAGTACCGGGCGAACGAGGCTTACCAGAAGTTCAAGGACGCGGGCATCGAAATCACCCGTTACGATGACGAGACGCTGGCTAATATCCAGAACATGGCCAACGAGGTTATCGTGGAAGTCGCATGCGAGAACCCGACCTCGGCCAAGGTGTATCTCAGCCAGCTCGAATATCTCGACGACTACAAGAACTGGCGCGAAGCGTCGGCGCCGTTCAACCTGGGCCGCACGCCGAGCGGCCCGGACATCGAGAAGATTCGCGAGTGTGCCGGCAACTGA